The following coding sequences are from one Nicotiana tabacum cultivar K326 chromosome 1, ASM71507v2, whole genome shotgun sequence window:
- the LOC142164148 gene encoding uncharacterized protein LOC142164148 — translation MLEQYTPPLKVTKVLWEMPPQGWIKVNCDGASRGNPGRSSIGYTLRDDEGNIKYACGKLIHETTNNEAEALAIVEALKYCEAKGFAQVILQTDSLLLKNAIEGCVSILIDPLQI, via the coding sequence ATGCTGGAACAGTACACGCCTCCATTAAAGGTTACTAAAGTTTTATGGGAAATGCCACCACAAGGATGGATCAAAGTCAATTGCGATGGGGCATCGAGAGGAAATCCAGGCAGGAGCTCAATTGGTTACACACTTAGAGATGATGAAGGCAACATAAAGTATGCTTGTGGAAAGTTGATACATGAAACAACAAACAACGAGGCAGAGGCTTTGGCAATTGTTGAAGCACTAAAATACTGTGAAGCAAAAGGATTCGCACAAGTTATTTTGCAAACTGACTCGCTCCTCTTGAAGAACGCTAtagaaggatgcgtttcaatacttattgacccacttcaaatttaa